A single Elephas maximus indicus isolate mEleMax1 chromosome 2, mEleMax1 primary haplotype, whole genome shotgun sequence DNA region contains:
- the MRNIP gene encoding MRN complex-interacting protein isoform X2 yields the protein MQSLWSVEEPVNASEEESAGHQQAENVSLQERSQPTESRWLKYLGKGSNELELEGEEVFFNRQSSSRLEKPDRPFSNNLPRKRKWSPDAQDSGSRESDSEVTLQPQKGYASLTGKVKQGSRGCLQENLEDWKTSDLTVPQWKPPRPAQQAKAASSKWERFLLSPGKSSHVDTEPPRLLQTGPTSASPSQPEPCTQSPREGHPSGPPGVLQVPWVPHAPTSGARRPCRTAEQPWGPGAFQVEGGPLVKVEQQPPPVLLCDLFKTDEDFDDDL from the exons GTCTGTGGAAGAACCTGTAAATGCCAGTGAAGAAGAAAGTGCAGGTCATCAGCAGGCTGAAAACGTGAGTTTGCAG GAAAGATCACAGCCCACAGAGAGCCGCTGGCTGAAGTATCTGGGAAAGGGTTCCAATGAACTGGAGCTGGAAGGAGAAGAAGTGTTTTTCAACAGACAGTCCTCGTCCAGATTGGAGAAGCCAGACCGTCCCTTCAGTAACAACCTCCCTAGAAAAAG GAAATGGAGCCCTGACGCTCAGGACTCAGGGAGCAGGGAAAGCGACTCCGAGGTCACCTTGCAGCCCCAGAAG GGCTATGCTAGCCTGACAGGGAAGGTGAAACAAGGAAGCAGGGGCTGCCTCCAGGAGAACTTGGAGGACTGGAAGACCAGTGATCTTACCGTTCCTCAGTGGAAACCACCCAGGCCTGCACAGCAGGCTAAGGCTGCATCTTCTAAGTGGGAGCGATTTCTTCTGTCACCTGGAAAGAGCTCCCATGTGGACACAGAACCTCCAAGACTGCTGCAAACAGGCCCCACGTCAGCCAGTCCATCACAGCCTGAGCCCTGCACCCAGAGCCCAAGGGAAGGCCACCCTAGCGGGCCCCCCGGTGTTCTCCAGGTTCCTTGGGTCCCACACGCTCCCACCTCTGGGGCCAGGAGGCCCTGCAGGACCGCCGAGCAGCCATGGGGCCCAGGAGCTTTTCAGGTAGAGGGTGGGCCCTTGGTCAAAGTAGAACAGCA